In Candidatus Bipolaricaulota bacterium, the DNA window TTATGCAGATGCAGGCGTGAACATAGATGTTGAGGAGAAGGCTGTCTCTAACATACTCTCGGCAGTGGGTTACAAAAGCGATAAGGTGGAATTGAACGGGCATAAACTGGTGCTATGCACAGACGGAGTCGGCTCGAAAGTGATGGTGGCAAATGAGATGCGCAGGTGGGACACCGTTGGCATTGACTGCATGGCTATGAACGTTAACGATGCGCTGTGCATGGGAGCCAGACCTCTCGCATTCGTTGACTATCTTGCTATCGAAAAAACAGACCCGGCTATGGCAGAGGAAATAGGAAAAGGGCTGAAGAAAGGGGCCGACATTGCAGGTATTCCTATAATAGGCGGAGAGACTGCCACGCTGCCTGAAATAATAAAGGGTTTTGACCTTGCGGGAACATGCGTCGGGGTTGTCGAGCATGAGTTGCCCAAAAAAATTGTGCCCGGAGATATCATAATAGGGCTGAGGAGCAGCGGGTTGCACTCAAATGGCTACACCCTTGCAAGGAAAGTATTCGCCGAGAACGGCTATTCGTATCATGACACCATTCCCGAACTTGATGGGAGAATAGGTGATATTTTGCTCG includes these proteins:
- a CDS encoding phosphoribosylformylglycinamidine cyclo-ligase; translated protein: MKGMSYADAGVNIDVEEKAVSNILSAVGYKSDKVELNGHKLVLCTDGVGSKVMVANEMRRWDTVGIDCMAMNVNDALCMGARPLAFVDYLAIEKTDPAMAEEIGKGLKKGADIAGIPIIGGETATLPEIIKGFDLAGTCVGVVEHELPKKIVPGDIIIGLRSSGLHSNGYTLARKVFAENGYSYHDTIPELDGRIGDILLVPTQIYVKEILELMKHIDVKGIAHITGSGLRKMKRMSHDVCFSLDEPLEPQKIFRVMQELGNITDEEMYQTFNMGMGMAIVVGEKDTDDALSILKKHSEVDVKVVGSVKEGEGVEVPSLGLKY